From one Candoia aspera isolate rCanAsp1 chromosome 17, rCanAsp1.hap2, whole genome shotgun sequence genomic stretch:
- the SLC50A1 gene encoding sugar transporter SWEET1: MAGALLQLLSWTSLVFTLGMFGTGLSDLQKMFAAGSVENIQFLPFLTTDVNNLSWLSYGFLKGDWTLIVVNAVGAALQSLYILVYFFFSSEKGAVLKKTAGLLAVLLLGYGYFTLMVPDATTRLTQLGLFCSLFTITMYLSPLADLVKIVKSRSTRCLSFPLTVTTFLASASWTFYGLLLEDLYIAIPNMPGIATSLIRFWLFWHFPTDQDRSYKLLLA, from the exons ATGGCGGGGGCGCTGCTGCAGCTGCTCTCCTGGACCTCTTTGGTGTTCACGCTGGGCATGTTTGGCACCGGGCT GTCCGACCTGCAGAAAATGTTTGCGGCCGGAAGTGTGGAAAATATccagtttcttccatttcttaCCACCGATGTAAA CAACCTGAGTTGGCTAAGCTACGGTTTCCTGAAGGGCGACTGGACGCTGATCGTTGTTAACGCCGTGGGCGCGGCCCTCCAATCTCTCTACATCCTGGtctattttttcttcagctcAGAGAAG GGCGCCGTCCTGAAGAAAACCGCAGGCCTGTTGGCGGTCCTTCTGCTCGGCTACGGCTATTTCACCCTGATGGTCCCCGATGCCACCACACGCCTCACCCAGCTGGGCCTGTTCTGCAGCCTCTTCACCATCACCATGTACCTCTCGCCGTTGGCAGATCTG GTCAAGATCGTGAAAAGCCGTTCCACCCGCTGCCTGTCGTTCCCACTGACGGTCACCACCTTCCTGGCATCGGCCAGCTGGACCTTCTACGGCCTCCTTTTGGAAGACCTTTACATTGCG ATTCCCAACATGCCGGGCATTGCTACCAGCCTCATACGCTTCTGGCTCTTCTGGCATTTCCCGACCGACCAGGACAGATCTTACAAGCTGCTGCTGGCCTGA
- the DPM3 gene encoding dolichol-phosphate mannosyltransferase subunit 3, producing the protein MTKLLQWLASLALLGGIWAALMLDLVGPHPLSPSWYQVLWALPTYLLVTLGCFSLGVVGYRLATFNDCQEASLELQAQIREARADLARRGVTF; encoded by the coding sequence ATGACGAAGCTGCTTCAGTGGCTCGCGTCTCTGGCCCTCCTCGGTGGCATCTGGGCGGCTCTGATGCTGGATCTCGTGGGGCCCCACCCCTTATCCCCAAGCTGGTACCAGGTGCTGTGGGCCCTGCCGACGTATCTGCTGGTGACATTGGGCTGTTTCTCGCTGGGAGTTGTCGGCTACCGCTTGGCCACCTTCAACGACTGCCAGGAAGCGTCGCTCGAGCTGCAGGCGCAAATCCGAGAGGCCCGGGCCGACCTTGCCCGGCGCGGTGTGACATTTTGA